One Halarcobacter ebronensis genomic window carries:
- a CDS encoding PAS domain-containing protein → MHEVKLDRKIMIVSETDAKGTILYANEDFCKISGYTKEELIGKPHNVVRHPDMPKAAFKDLWETIQRGDIWKGIVKNKTKNGDYYWVNATAYPSTSPNGNKRYISIRIMPTKEEIEKAEKLYKTLD, encoded by the coding sequence ATGCATGAAGTTAAACTCGACAGAAAAATAATGATTGTTTCAGAAACCGACGCAAAGGGAACAATTCTCTATGCCAATGAAGATTTCTGTAAAATATCTGGTTATACAAAAGAGGAGCTTATTGGCAAACCTCACAATGTGGTAAGGCATCCAGATATGCCAAAAGCTGCCTTTAAAGATTTATGGGAAACAATACAAAGGGGCGATATCTGGAAAGGTATAGTTAAAAATAAAACAAAAAATGGTGACTATTATTGGGTAAATGCAACTGCTTATCCTTCTACTAGCCCAAATGGAAATAAACGATACATCTCAATAAGAATTATGCCAACCAAAGAAGAGATTGAAAAAGCAGAAAAACTCTACAAAACCCTAGATTAA
- the mog gene encoding molybdopterin adenylyltransferase, translating to MNKKIAKIGIITASDRASKGIYEDISGKAIEDTMNEYLTSPWESVYRCIEDDQKTIEETLKDLVDNEECCLVVTTGGTGPAKRDVTPEATEAVCDRMMPGFGELMRAESLKFVPTAILSRQTAGLRGSSLIVNLPGKPKSIRECLDAVFPAIPYCIDLMKGPYLECNEEVIKPFRPKQK from the coding sequence ATGAATAAAAAAATAGCAAAAATTGGAATAATAACCGCTTCAGATAGAGCTAGTAAAGGGATCTATGAAGATATCTCAGGGAAAGCTATTGAAGATACTATGAATGAATATTTAACTTCTCCTTGGGAGAGTGTTTATAGATGTATTGAAGATGATCAAAAAACTATTGAAGAGACCCTCAAAGATTTAGTTGATAATGAAGAGTGTTGTTTAGTTGTAACAACAGGTGGTACAGGACCAGCTAAAAGAGATGTAACACCAGAAGCAACAGAAGCTGTTTGTGATAGAATGATGCCAGGATTTGGTGAACTTATGAGAGCCGAATCATTAAAATTTGTACCAACTGCAATTTTATCTAGACAAACAGCAGGTCTTAGAGGAAGTTCTCTAATAGTAAATCTTCCAGGAAAACCAAAATCGATAAGGGAGTGTCTAGATGCTGTTTTCCCAGCTATTCCATATTGTATAGATCTGATGAAAGGTCCATATTTAGAGTGTAATGAAGAGGTTATTAAACCTTTTAGACCAAAACAAAAATAA
- the selA gene encoding L-seryl-tRNA(Sec) selenium transferase, with the protein MILLKSIPKVDKFVSNPAFKNCSKQLIISIVKELFENLREEILSQRIDSINEEELVSKTLDKYNQITSSSLKKVINATGVIIHTNLGRSLIDKNVFDRVKEIATSYNNLEYNLEEGKRGERYAHISKIICKLLGCEDVLIVNNNASAVFLVLNTFAKNKEVIVSRGELVEIGGSFRIPDVMNSSGAILKEIGTTNKTHTKDYLNSINENTAMLMKVHKSNYSIEGFSQEVGFEKIIDMANENSLIDYYDMGSGHIVDLPYGLQNKEPSVLDYMKFNPSLLSFSGDKLLGSVQAGIIVGKKKYIEKLKKNQLLRMLRVDKLTLALLEENMKALLLEKYEEIPTLKMLFKTTDELKENATKLKNEIDSLCKCSLVNTSTLIGGGTTPNQRIPSVALSIQIKNYKPNKIEQLFRENKIIGRIENDKFLLDFKTIQDDEIKIIVEKIKEIING; encoded by the coding sequence ATGATTTTACTTAAATCAATTCCTAAAGTGGACAAATTTGTCTCAAATCCAGCCTTTAAAAATTGCTCAAAACAATTGATTATTTCCATTGTAAAAGAGCTTTTTGAGAACCTAAGAGAAGAGATACTTTCACAAAGAATTGACTCAATCAATGAAGAAGAATTAGTATCTAAAACTTTAGATAAATATAATCAAATCACCTCTTCTTCACTAAAAAAAGTTATAAATGCTACAGGTGTAATTATTCATACAAATTTAGGAAGAAGTTTAATAGATAAAAATGTTTTTGATAGAGTAAAAGAGATTGCTACTTCATATAACAACTTAGAGTATAACCTTGAAGAGGGGAAAAGAGGAGAGAGATACGCTCATATATCAAAAATTATATGTAAATTATTAGGTTGTGAAGATGTTTTAATAGTAAACAATAATGCCAGCGCAGTTTTTTTAGTACTAAATACTTTTGCAAAAAACAAAGAGGTAATTGTAAGTAGAGGTGAACTTGTAGAGATTGGTGGAAGTTTTAGAATTCCAGATGTAATGAATAGCAGTGGAGCAATACTAAAAGAGATTGGAACAACAAATAAAACCCATACAAAAGATTATCTAAATAGTATAAATGAAAATACCGCTATGTTAATGAAAGTACATAAGTCAAACTACTCTATTGAAGGTTTTAGCCAAGAGGTTGGTTTTGAAAAAATAATTGATATGGCAAATGAAAATAGCCTAATTGACTATTATGATATGGGAAGCGGACATATTGTAGACCTTCCTTATGGTTTACAAAACAAAGAGCCTTCTGTACTTGATTATATGAAATTCAACCCCTCTCTTCTTAGTTTTTCTGGAGATAAACTTTTAGGTTCTGTTCAAGCGGGAATAATAGTTGGAAAGAAAAAATATATTGAAAAACTAAAAAAGAATCAACTTCTTAGAATGTTAAGGGTTGACAAACTAACTTTAGCGCTTTTAGAAGAGAATATGAAAGCCCTACTTTTAGAAAAATATGAAGAGATTCCAACACTTAAGATGTTATTTAAAACTACTGATGAATTAAAAGAAAATGCTACTAAATTAAAAAATGAGATTGACTCTTTATGTAAATGCTCTCTTGTAAATACATCAACACTAATAGGTGGAGGAACAACGCCAAATCAAAGAATCCCTTCTGTTGCACTTAGTATTCAAATAAAAAATTATAAACCTAATAAAATAGAACAACTATTTAGAGAAAATAAAATTATTGGACGAATTGAAAATGATAAGTTTTTACTAGATTTTAAAACTATTCAAGATGATGAGATAAAAATAATTGTAGAAAAAATTAAAGAGATAATAAATGGCTAA
- a CDS encoding AAA family ATPase has protein sequence MKQREIKMSQNSNNKLDKNMKLMALSAIILLVLFLYTLYKSSEHIKTNSYYFGIVFLLFLLAFAIFAKIKQKKLQTFIKKNSNDKSFSQELDQAQESKEQISSNISAVNSTTTFKDVAGISEVKAELEEIVDFLNKPKKYFEFGVKLPKGVLLVGPPGVGKTLIARAVAGEAEVPFFYQSGASFVQIYVGMGAKKVRELFMKAKQSAPAIVFIDEIDAIGKKRGGKTNDERESTLNELLTQMDGFEGDSGVIVIAATNKIEVLDEALLRAGRFDRRVFLNLPNIEDRKKILELYLKGKHFEFDLDKLASLTSGFSSAALATLVNEALLNMIKRDAKVLNQSDIEVAKNKLEFGKKETLLLDEEQKEILAIYQASKAFITKSKVALLDQKVSTLDLVYPSYNQLLENIKRYLAGSIGVEVIKKQKYAINSYDIEQAYSLANKIVDEYKMAKDIEVLIEEVRNNLRTELSQNVTTIDRLKELMLKNEVIDTNEL, from the coding sequence ATGAAGCAAAGAGAGATAAAAATGTCGCAGAATTCAAATAATAAACTAGATAAAAATATGAAGTTAATGGCTCTATCAGCTATTATTTTATTGGTGCTTTTTTTATATACTTTATATAAAAGTAGTGAACATATAAAAACAAACTCTTATTATTTTGGAATTGTTTTTCTTCTTTTCTTGCTTGCTTTTGCTATCTTTGCAAAAATAAAACAAAAAAAACTTCAAACATTTATCAAAAAAAATAGTAATGATAAAAGTTTCTCTCAAGAATTAGATCAAGCGCAAGAATCAAAAGAGCAGATTAGCTCAAATATTAGTGCTGTTAACTCTACAACAACATTTAAAGATGTTGCTGGAATTAGCGAAGTAAAAGCTGAACTTGAAGAGATTGTTGATTTTTTAAATAAACCAAAAAAATATTTTGAGTTTGGAGTTAAACTTCCAAAAGGTGTACTTTTAGTTGGACCTCCTGGTGTTGGTAAAACCCTTATTGCAAGAGCCGTTGCAGGGGAAGCAGAGGTTCCGTTTTTTTATCAAAGTGGTGCAAGTTTTGTTCAAATTTATGTTGGGATGGGTGCAAAAAAAGTACGAGAACTTTTTATGAAAGCAAAACAGAGTGCTCCTGCTATTGTATTTATTGATGAAATTGATGCAATTGGTAAAAAAAGAGGTGGAAAAACAAATGATGAGAGAGAATCAACTTTAAATGAACTTTTAACACAAATGGATGGGTTTGAAGGTGATTCTGGAGTTATTGTAATAGCTGCAACAAATAAAATCGAGGTTTTAGATGAGGCTTTACTTAGAGCTGGAAGATTTGATAGAAGGGTGTTTTTAAATCTACCAAATATAGAGGATAGAAAAAAGATTTTAGAACTTTATCTAAAAGGAAAACATTTTGAATTTGATTTGGATAAGTTAGCATCTTTAACTTCTGGATTCTCTTCTGCTGCCCTTGCAACATTGGTAAATGAAGCTCTTTTAAATATGATAAAAAGGGATGCAAAAGTTCTTAATCAATCAGATATAGAAGTTGCAAAAAATAAATTGGAATTTGGAAAAAAAGAGACACTTCTTTTAGATGAAGAGCAAAAAGAGATTTTGGCTATTTATCAAGCAAGTAAAGCTTTTATAACAAAAAGTAAAGTTGCTTTATTGGATCAAAAAGTTTCAACTTTAGATTTAGTCTATCCTTCATATAATCAACTTTTAGAGAATATAAAAAGATATCTAGCTGGTTCAATAGGAGTAGAAGTAATAAAAAAACAAAAATATGCAATTAACTCTTATGATATAGAACAAGCCTACTCTTTAGCTAATAAGATTGTTGATGAATACAAAATGGCAAAAGATATTGAAGTTTTAATTGAAGAGGTAAGAAACAATCTACGAACAGAGTTATCTCAAAATGTTACAACAATAGATAGATTAAAAGAACTTATGTTAAAAAATGAAGTGATTGATACAAATGAGCTTTAG
- the selD gene encoding selenide, water dikinase SelD codes for MNNDEYRLTKFVQAAGUAAKMGPGDLKQTICSLVPKDSNILVGFENSDDASVYKLTDDIAIVQTLDFITPVVDDPYIYGKIAAANSLSDVFAMGGEVKTALNIVGFDRKNNDKNALKEILKGGNEKILECGGLLMGGHTIEAPEMFYGLSVTGVVHPNKIYKNNTAKIGHVLVLTKPLGIGILTTAIKRDLINESTKKEAIKVMESLNYLPSKVLRQYDVSSCTDVTGFGLLGHALEATNELTSFAIHCGEVPIIQDAQDFAEQDVVPGGTKRNMKYMEDKTTIMCDTSKCYQLYCDAQTSGGLLIAMDANDAKEYIKQIEVLTHGYAKIIGEVIPRGATPIIIY; via the coding sequence ATGAATAACGATGAATATCGATTAACCAAGTTTGTTCAAGCTGCTGGTTGAGCTGCAAAGATGGGTCCGGGTGACCTGAAACAAACAATTTGTAGTCTAGTACCAAAAGATAGCAATATTCTTGTAGGGTTTGAAAACAGTGATGATGCTTCTGTTTATAAACTCACTGATGATATTGCGATTGTTCAAACTTTAGATTTTATTACACCAGTCGTTGATGACCCATATATTTATGGGAAAATTGCAGCAGCCAACTCTCTATCTGACGTATTTGCTATGGGTGGAGAAGTAAAGACTGCCCTAAATATTGTGGGCTTTGATAGAAAAAATAATGACAAAAATGCATTAAAAGAGATTTTAAAAGGTGGAAATGAAAAAATCCTAGAGTGTGGAGGATTATTAATGGGTGGACATACCATTGAAGCTCCTGAAATGTTCTATGGATTGTCTGTAACAGGTGTAGTTCATCCAAATAAAATATATAAAAATAACACTGCAAAAATTGGACATGTTTTAGTTCTTACAAAACCTCTTGGTATTGGGATTTTAACAACAGCAATTAAAAGAGATTTAATAAATGAATCAACCAAAAAAGAGGCAATAAAAGTAATGGAATCTTTAAACTATTTGCCTTCAAAAGTTTTGAGACAATATGATGTTAGCTCTTGTACAGATGTAACAGGCTTTGGTCTTTTAGGACATGCTTTAGAAGCAACAAATGAACTTACATCTTTTGCCATACATTGTGGAGAAGTTCCTATTATTCAAGATGCGCAAGATTTTGCAGAACAAGATGTAGTTCCAGGTGGAACAAAAAGAAATATGAAATATATGGAAGATAAAACAACTATCATGTGTGATACTTCAAAGTGTTATCAACTATATTGTGACGCCCAAACATCTGGTGGACTGTTAATAGCTATGGATGCAAATGATGCAAAAGAGTATATAAAACAAATTGAAGTGTTAACCCATGGTTATGCAAAGATTATTGGAGAGGTTATTCCAAGAGGAGCTACTCCTATTATAATCTATTAG
- a CDS encoding methyl-accepting chemotaxis protein has product MFLLDKSKNKHIFGALKLIDEYIKNEINSIEIVDSTLDKDRKKIMDTIQELAKVIESKQTEDLTLYGEVMLATEKLSDGYTDDKISIITSNEKLNYIAKSINIMTEKIDKSISEICSVLKEYSHQNYMDSIDEKLFKGGKLKELTLGINYLRSEITKNLKNSYDTCMILKKEAKLLQKDSSSLFDATSSQAVALEETSAAIEEITATTSNNTKTAQMMSQQGKIVKGSVDRGLNLAKRTVTSMNEINESTNLVNNATNIIDQIAFQTNILSLNAAVEAATAGEAGKGFAVVAQEVRNLATRSAEAAKEIKLLVETATKKADEGKHIADEMIKGYEEINSNIGKTTVLIEEVLTASQEQENSIIMINNSITQIDTLTQKNAITAQDVKEISMEISKIADQNAELVNKAKFQGKKEINT; this is encoded by the coding sequence ATGTTTTTATTAGATAAATCAAAAAATAAGCATATTTTTGGTGCCCTAAAATTAATAGATGAGTATATAAAAAATGAGATAAACTCTATTGAAATAGTAGATTCAACTCTTGATAAAGATAGAAAAAAGATTATGGATACTATTCAAGAATTAGCCAAAGTAATTGAATCAAAACAAACAGAAGATCTAACACTTTATGGTGAAGTAATGCTTGCCACTGAAAAATTATCAGATGGATATACTGATGATAAGATTAGTATAATAACGAGTAATGAAAAACTAAATTATATTGCAAAATCAATCAATATAATGACCGAAAAAATTGATAAAAGTATAAGTGAGATATGTAGTGTTTTAAAAGAATATAGTCACCAAAACTATATGGATTCTATTGATGAAAAGTTATTTAAAGGTGGAAAATTAAAAGAATTAACATTGGGGATAAACTATCTAAGAAGTGAAATTACAAAAAATCTAAAAAACTCCTATGACACTTGTATGATTTTAAAAAAAGAAGCAAAATTATTACAAAAAGATTCATCTTCTTTATTTGATGCAACCTCCTCTCAAGCTGTTGCCCTTGAAGAAACATCAGCTGCAATTGAAGAGATAACAGCTACAACTTCAAACAATACTAAAACAGCACAAATGATGTCACAACAAGGAAAAATTGTAAAGGGTTCTGTTGATAGAGGATTAAATCTTGCAAAAAGAACTGTAACATCAATGAATGAGATAAATGAATCAACAAATTTAGTAAATAATGCAACAAATATTATTGATCAAATTGCCTTTCAAACAAATATTCTCTCACTTAATGCCGCTGTTGAAGCAGCAACTGCTGGTGAAGCTGGAAAAGGTTTTGCTGTTGTTGCCCAAGAGGTTAGAAATCTTGCTACAAGAAGTGCTGAAGCAGCAAAAGAGATAAAACTTCTTGTGGAAACAGCAACAAAAAAAGCAGATGAAGGTAAACATATTGCCGATGAGATGATAAAAGGTTATGAGGAGATTAATAGTAATATTGGGAAAACAACAGTTTTAATAGAAGAGGTATTAACAGCTTCACAGGAACAAGAAAATAGTATTATTATGATTAATAACTCAATTACCCAAATTGATACACTCACTCAAAAAAATGCAATAACTGCCCAAGATGTAAAAGAGATATCAATGGAGATAAGCAAAATTGCAGATCAAAATGCTGAATTAGTAAATAAAGCAAAATTCCAAGGGAAAAAAGAGATTAACACTTAA
- the bioV gene encoding pimelyl-ACP methyl ester esterase BioV, with amino-acid sequence MSFRYFSGFCLENESELFSEYLIRNDFTITGFSYGAIKAFEYALKSTKRVDTLQLFSPAFFHNFDKKEKRLQLMFFKKNSSDYMETFLKNIAYPSNMKMYNYLKAGTYEELDELLNYTWDKEKLEMLLQRGIKIEVYLGAKDKIIDANSAKEFFKEFATVYYIKDKGHIL; translated from the coding sequence ATGAGCTTTAGATATTTTTCAGGCTTTTGTTTAGAAAACGAAAGTGAACTTTTTAGTGAATATCTAATTAGAAATGATTTTACAATTACAGGGTTCTCTTATGGAGCAATAAAAGCATTTGAATATGCTTTAAAGAGTACAAAAAGAGTAGATACTTTACAACTCTTTTCTCCAGCTTTTTTCCATAATTTTGATAAAAAAGAGAAGAGGTTGCAACTAATGTTTTTTAAAAAAAATAGTAGTGATTATATGGAAACTTTTTTAAAAAATATTGCCTATCCTTCTAATATGAAGATGTATAACTATCTAAAAGCAGGAACTTATGAAGAGCTTGATGAACTTTTAAATTATACATGGGATAAAGAGAAATTAGAAATGCTTCTACAAAGAGGCATTAAAATAGAAGTTTATCTTGGAGCAAAAGATAAAATTATTGATGCAAATAGTGCAAAAGAGTTCTTTAAAGAGTTTGCAACTGTATATTATATAAAAGATAAAGGACATATTTTATGA
- the selB gene encoding selenocysteine-specific translation elongation factor — translation MANYIIGTCGHIDHGKTSLIKALNGFEGDSTNEEKQRGITIDLSFSNMKRDDKNIAFIDVPGHEKLVKNMIAGAFSFDCVMIVVSANERIKPQTVEHLEILNLLGVKNAVLTITKKDLIEESELEFAISEIEEFIKEFDFNLLFTSAVSIYDEKSINDLKDRLFALDASTKIEENFFRYYVDRIFSIQGAGTVVTGTVLGKPIKLEEKVFICDTKKEAKIKKLQVHGKEVEESNISNRTAINLAGIKKEEIQKGFVISKKGYLRGFSIIDISFNTLKNKSLKHNTNYSIFIGSKRVEGKVLLFNNLDSLESGFATLKLEEEIFSIYKEKLIIRQGNHTIAGAKILSPISDPLKKSQKLQLLQVLEEENINQAYKILLDAHKKGLGLISSAQRFALNHEKALEYAKELEDVFIDEQALIIYPIETKELIKDFIKEIYMKNQFAFLSNQSIALRLKWASQNFIQIALNELVKENFLVMDQALYKNPNITIDFKTSLETQILKRLENESITPTAPYNIYDEMDLDRKVGDDILKSLCNKKVVLRLQHNIFIHAQSLTNLVNEMKKIIKQDGYIDLQNLKDKYPISRKYLITYLDYLDNFSEIKKEEDKRVFIK, via the coding sequence ATGGCTAATTATATAATAGGTACTTGTGGTCATATTGACCATGGGAAAACTTCACTTATCAAAGCTTTAAATGGTTTTGAAGGAGATAGCACAAATGAAGAGAAACAAAGAGGAATCACTATTGATTTAAGCTTCTCAAATATGAAAAGAGATGATAAAAATATAGCTTTTATTGATGTACCAGGACATGAAAAACTTGTTAAAAATATGATTGCTGGTGCTTTTAGTTTTGATTGCGTTATGATTGTTGTTAGTGCAAATGAGAGAATCAAACCACAAACAGTTGAGCACCTTGAAATTCTAAATCTATTGGGTGTTAAAAATGCAGTTTTAACTATTACAAAAAAAGACTTAATAGAAGAGTCTGAACTTGAATTTGCAATCAGTGAAATTGAGGAGTTTATTAAAGAGTTTGATTTTAATCTTCTTTTTACATCTGCTGTTTCAATTTATGATGAAAAATCTATTAATGATTTAAAAGATAGACTTTTTGCATTAGATGCAAGTACAAAAATTGAAGAGAACTTTTTTAGATATTATGTTGACAGAATATTTTCAATACAAGGAGCAGGAACTGTTGTAACAGGAACTGTTTTGGGAAAACCTATTAAGTTAGAAGAGAAAGTTTTTATTTGTGATACTAAAAAAGAGGCAAAAATAAAGAAACTTCAAGTTCACGGTAAAGAGGTTGAAGAGTCAAATATTTCAAATAGAACAGCTATAAATTTGGCAGGAATAAAAAAAGAGGAGATTCAAAAAGGATTTGTAATCTCTAAAAAAGGATATTTAAGAGGTTTTTCTATTATTGATATCTCTTTTAATACTTTAAAAAACAAAAGTTTAAAACACAATACAAACTACTCAATATTTATTGGCTCAAAAAGAGTTGAAGGAAAAGTTTTACTTTTCAATAATTTAGATTCACTTGAAAGTGGTTTTGCAACCCTTAAGCTTGAAGAAGAGATTTTTAGTATCTATAAAGAGAAACTTATAATTAGACAAGGAAATCATACAATAGCAGGGGCAAAAATTTTATCTCCTATCTCTGATCCATTAAAAAAGAGTCAAAAACTTCAGTTATTACAAGTTTTAGAAGAAGAGAATATTAACCAAGCATATAAAATACTTCTTGATGCACATAAGAAAGGTTTGGGACTTATCTCATCTGCTCAAAGATTTGCCCTTAATCATGAAAAAGCTTTAGAGTATGCAAAAGAGTTGGAAGATGTATTTATAGATGAACAAGCTTTAATTATTTATCCTATTGAGACAAAAGAGTTAATAAAGGATTTTATTAAAGAGATATATATGAAAAATCAGTTTGCATTTTTATCTAACCAATCAATTGCTTTAAGACTTAAGTGGGCAAGTCAAAACTTTATTCAAATTGCTCTAAATGAGTTAGTTAAAGAGAACTTTTTAGTAATGGATCAAGCTTTATATAAAAATCCAAATATAACAATTGACTTTAAAACTTCTTTGGAAACACAAATATTAAAGAGATTGGAAAATGAGAGTATTACTCCAACTGCACCATATAATATCTATGATGAGATGGATTTAGATAGAAAAGTTGGTGATGATATTTTAAAATCTTTATGTAACAAAAAAGTGGTATTAAGACTGCAACATAATATATTTATCCATGCTCAAAGCTTAACAAATCTCGTAAATGAGATGAAAAAAATTATAAAACAAGATGGATATATTGATCTTCAAAATTTAAAAGACAAATATCCAATAAGTAGAAAATATCTAATTACATATTTAGACTATCTTGATAATTTTTCTGAGATTAAAAAAGAGGAGGATAAAAGAGTATTTATAAAATAA
- a CDS encoding SLC13 family permease yields the protein MNKILFTAILTFASYFLATIAFNTQHSILLALIVMLVVLWTNEALPIGVVSLLPIVLFPSFGILGTEATSLNYSKSIIFLFLGGFIIAIATQKTHLHVYISNKLLTLFPNTPRGILFSLSITAAFLSSLISNTTTALLLIPIAMYLTDNIKLKMRLVLSIAYGASIGGIVTPIGTPPNLILLGFMDQHALEAIPFIKWIFLTAPLAFFMLLIIPFFLSIGVNDIRFDAELSHKEKLTKDQKRLLYILGSLVLLLLVNSKIEPYYSGLGLNEKGILLSYGLLMLVPKVGFLEWEDMKKIPYEIIFLFGAGFSIAAAFSSTGLALEIAKYLLELTNLPVILLIMLVAALITFTTEITSNTALISIALPIIYSLSQVTNIDTTLILLVATICASYAFMLPIATPPNAIAMSSGAVKVKDMAKFGMIFNILGILSITAIALLYWQYAL from the coding sequence ATGAATAAAATTTTATTTACTGCAATTCTTACCTTTGCTAGTTATTTTTTGGCAACTATTGCATTTAATACACAACATTCAATACTATTGGCATTGATTGTTATGCTAGTGGTTCTTTGGACAAATGAAGCTTTGCCTATAGGGGTTGTATCTTTGCTACCCATTGTCCTTTTCCCTAGTTTTGGTATATTAGGTACTGAAGCAACCTCTTTAAATTACTCAAAATCAATTATCTTTTTGTTTTTAGGTGGTTTTATAATTGCAATTGCTACCCAAAAGACCCATCTTCATGTGTATATTTCAAATAAATTGTTAACACTTTTTCCTAATACACCAAGAGGAATTTTATTTTCCCTTTCAATTACAGCTGCTTTTTTAAGTTCTCTTATTTCTAATACTACAACAGCTCTTTTGTTGATACCAATTGCTATGTATTTAACAGATAATATAAAACTAAAAATGAGATTAGTTTTATCTATTGCCTATGGAGCAAGTATAGGTGGAATTGTAACTCCTATTGGAACTCCACCAAATCTAATCCTTCTTGGATTTATGGATCAACATGCCTTAGAGGCAATACCATTTATTAAATGGATATTTTTAACAGCTCCTTTAGCTTTTTTTATGTTATTGATAATCCCTTTCTTTCTTTCAATAGGAGTAAATGATATTAGATTTGATGCAGAGTTATCACATAAAGAGAAACTTACAAAAGATCAAAAAAGACTTCTATATATTTTAGGTTCTTTAGTTCTTCTTCTTTTGGTAAATTCAAAAATTGAACCATATTATTCAGGTTTGGGATTAAATGAAAAAGGTATTTTATTAAGTTACGGACTTTTGATGTTAGTCCCAAAAGTTGGATTTTTAGAGTGGGAAGATATGAAAAAAATCCCTTATGAGATAATTTTCCTTTTTGGTGCTGGTTTCTCTATAGCTGCAGCTTTCTCTTCAACAGGTTTAGCTTTAGAGATTGCAAAATATCTTTTAGAGTTAACAAATTTACCAGTTATACTTTTAATAATGCTTGTAGCTGCACTAATTACTTTTACAACAGAGATCACTTCAAATACAGCATTAATCTCAATTGCACTTCCGATAATCTACTCATTAAGCCAAGTTACAAATATTGATACAACACTTATTCTTCTTGTTGCAACAATTTGTGCCTCTTATGCCTTTATGCTTCCAATAGCAACCCCACCAAATGCAATTGCAATGAGTAGTGGTGCTGTAAAAGTAAAAGATATGGCAAAATTTGGAATGATATTTAATATTTTAGGAATTTTAAGTATTACAGCTATTGCACTTCTTTATTGGCAATATGCTTTATAG